The Deltaproteobacteria bacterium genome includes a window with the following:
- a CDS encoding cobalamin B12-binding domain-containing protein, producing MDKSSSTTRLRLLIGKVGLDGHDRGVKIIARALRDAGFEVIYTGLHQTPEMIVKSAIEEDVDGIGLSILSGAHMHLFSRVIELLKDAGASDIVVFGGGIIPRQDMEELEAKGVKKLFTPGASTQEIIEWVRANVKSNLA from the coding sequence ATGGATAAGAGTTCTTCTACGACGAGATTGAGGTTACTAATCGGCAAAGTTGGCCTTGACGGCCATGACCGCGGGGTGAAAATTATTGCGCGGGCGCTTAGAGATGCTGGCTTTGAGGTGATTTATACCGGGCTGCATCAGACGCCAGAGATGATTGTAAAATCCGCTATTGAGGAAGACGTCGATGGTATTGGGTTAAGCATTCTCTCGGGCGCACATATGCATCTTTTTTCGCGAGTGATAGAATTGCTAAAAGACGCTGGCGCTAGCGATATTGTGGTATTCGGTGGAGGGATTATTCCTCGTCAAGACATGGAGGAACTGGAAGCTAAGGGAGTAAAAAAACTCTTTACTCCAGGAGCAAGTACTCAGGAGATTATCGAGTGGGTGAGAGCTAATGTTAAGAGCAACTTAGCGTGA